CCATGTCGGTCATCTGGTCGGCCTCGTCGAGGACCGTGATGGAGACCTGCGAGAGGTCGGCGTCACCGCGGTCGATGAGGTCCTTCAGCCGGCCGGGGGTGGCGACGAGCACCTCGGAGCCGCGGCGCAGCGCACCGGACTGGCGGTTGATCGACATGCCGCCGACGACGGTCGCGATGCGCAGGTTGACGGCCGTGGCGTACGGGGCCAGAGCGTCGGTGACCTGCTGCGCGAGCTCGCGGGTCGGTACGAGGACCAGCGCGAGCGGCTGCTTCGGCTGCGCGCGGCGGCCGGCGGTGCGGGCCAGCAGCGCCAGGCCGAAGGCGAGGGTCTTGCCGGAGCCGGTACGGCCGCGGCCGAGCAGGTCACGGCCGGCGAGCGAGTTCGGCAGCGTGGCGGCCTGGATCGGGAACGGGTCGGTGACGCCCAGGGCGGCGAGGGTCTTCAGCAGCGCCTCGGGCATGCCCATGTCCTCGAACGCGGCGACCGGCGGCAGGGCCGGGGTCAGCGGTTCGGGCATGGTGAATTCTTGGGGCCTGGCCACGGGGGCGGACTTCTGCCGTCCCGCGCCAGCCTTCGGACGTCCCTGAGCCGCACCTCGACCCCGGGTGGGGCGGCGGCTGGGTCGTGCGGAGCTGGAGCTGGTCATGCGAGAAAGCCCTCCTGAAACCGGCAGGTAAAACAAACAGTCGAAACAGCAGACAAGCCGGGGCCCGCACCTTCACGGTGCGGACCCCGGCGTGCTGATTACGTCAGTTGGCGGGGAGGATGTTCTCCGCCTGGGGGCCCTTCTGGCCCTGGGTGACGTCGAAGGACACGCGCTGGCCCTCCTGGAGCTCACGGAAGCCCTGGGTGGCGATGTTCGAGTAGTGGGCGAAGACGTCCGGGCCGCCACCGTCCTGCTCGATGAAGCCGAAGCCCTTTTCCGAGTTGAACCACTTCACGGTGCCAAGTGCCATTTGAATCTCCTGAATAGGCGGCAAGGGCCCCATCCGGAGATCCCGGTAAAAACAATTAAAGCGCCTGTCGGAGCATTCCCGTCAGGCGCACATAAAGTTCATGGGTACCACAACTGCAACGAGCTCTAAGCTAGCACACGCCGGCGCACCCGCGCCCCCGCGGGTCTGTGACCTGGCTCCGGAGCGCCCGAGCGCCCCGGAGGGGTCCGGTTCCCCGGGGGCCTCAGAGCCGCTCGATGATCGTCACGTTGGCCTGTCCGCCGCCCTCGCACATCGTCTGGAGGCCGTAGCGGCCCCCGGTGCGCTCCAGCTCGTGCAGCAGGGTCGTCATGAGCTTGACGCCGGTCGCGCCCAGGGGGTGGCCGAGCGCGATGGCGCCGCCGTTGACGTTGACCCGCTCCGGGTCCGCGCCGGTCTCCTTCAGCCAGGCCAGCACGACGGGGGCGAAGGCCTCGTTGATCTCCACGAGGTCGATCTCGTCGAGCGAGAGGCCCGTCTTCTTCAGGGCGTGCGCCGTCGCCGGGATCGGGGCGGACAGCATCCGGATCGGGTCCTCGCCCCGTACGGACAGGTGGTGGATACGGGCCCGGGGGCGCAGGCCGTGTTCGGCGACCGCCCGCTCGGAGGCGATCAGCATCGCCGCGGCGCCGTCGGAGACCTGGGAGGAGACGGCCGCCGTGATGGTGCCGCCCTCGACCACGGGCCGCAGGCCGGCCATCTTCTCCAGGGTGGTGTCCCGGCGCGGGCCCTCGTCCACGCGGACGTCCCCGTACGGCACGATCTCCCGTTCGAAGCGTCCCTCGTCGATCGCGCGCAGGGCCCGCCGGTGCGAGCGCAACGCGAACTCCTCCATGTCGAGGCGCGAGATCCCCCACTTCTCGGCGATCAGCTGCGCCCCGTGGAACTGGTTGACGGGCGCGTCGCCGTACCGGGCGCGCCAGCCCTGCGATCCCGCGTACGGGCCTTCGGTGAGGCCCAGCGGCTCGGCGGCCTGCCGCGAGGCGAAGGCGATCGGGATCATCGACATGTTCTGGGTGCCGCCGGCGACGACCAGGTCCTGGGTGCCGGACAGCACGCCCTGCGCCGCGAAGTGGACGGCCTGCTGGGAGGAGCCGCACTG
This region of Streptomyces sp. NBC_00513 genomic DNA includes:
- a CDS encoding acetyl-CoA C-acetyltransferase, encoding MPEAYIVDAVRTPVGRRKGGLAGVHPADLGAHVLRALMERSGVDPAAVEDVVFGCLDTVGPQAGDIARTAWLAAGLPEEVPGVTVDRQCGSSQQAVHFAAQGVLSGTQDLVVAGGTQNMSMIPIAFASRQAAEPLGLTEGPYAGSQGWRARYGDAPVNQFHGAQLIAEKWGISRLDMEEFALRSHRRALRAIDEGRFEREIVPYGDVRVDEGPRRDTTLEKMAGLRPVVEGGTITAAVSSQVSDGAAAMLIASERAVAEHGLRPRARIHHLSVRGEDPIRMLSAPIPATAHALKKTGLSLDEIDLVEINEAFAPVVLAWLKETGADPERVNVNGGAIALGHPLGATGVKLMTTLLHELERTGGRYGLQTMCEGGGQANVTIIERL
- a CDS encoding cold-shock protein, coding for MALGTVKWFNSEKGFGFIEQDGGGPDVFAHYSNIATQGFRELQEGQRVSFDVTQGQKGPQAENILPAN